The genomic interval CGAACCCGTGTGGAGAGCAGCCTCTTCTCCCCTACGAATCATGCAACCTCGGTTCCCTCAATCTCTCCAAGTTCGTCACGAATGGCAAGATAGACTTCCAGAGGCTTGCGAAAGGGGTGCGTACTGCCGTTCACTTCCTGGATAACGTCATCGATGCCAACCGATACCCGCTCAACGATATCGATCGGATGACTAAAGGGAACAGAAAGATCGGGCTTGGTATCATGGGATGGTCCGATATGCTCATGAAACTCGAGATCCCATACAACTCGGAGCAGGCGATCGCCCTGGCAGAAAAGGTCATGTCCTTCATCCAGACGGAATCGAAAAAAGCCTCTGTTGAGCTTGCCCGGGATAGAGGAGTCTTTCCGAATTTTGCCGGTAGTATCTATGATTCCCCCGGCGGACTGAAGATCAGAAATGCGACGACGACTACCATCGCCCCGACTGGAACACTTAGCATCATTGCGGGATGTTCCAGCGGAATCGAGCCTCTCTTCGCTCTCTCCTATATCCGCTCAAACATCCTGGATAATGACAAACTGGTAGAAGTCAATCCAATCTTCCTGAAAGTGGCCAGGGAGAGAGGTTTCTACGGCGAGCGATTGATGGAGGAGATCGCCGCAAACGGCTCTATTCAGAAGATCGATGGCATCCCGGATGATGTCAAGAAGGTATTCATCACTTCTCACGACATCTCTCCAGCGTGGCATGTCAGGATGCAGGCAGCTTTCCAGAAGTGCACTGACAACGCCGTGTCGAAGACAGTCAACTTTCCGAATTCCGCGACCAAAGATGACATTAGAGATGTTTTCCTGATGGCCTACAGGCTTGGCTGCAAGGGTCTAACTGTTTACCGGGATCGAAGCAGGGACAAGCAGGTCCTCAACATCGCAGATAGCGTCCCGCAATCTGCCAAAGATTACCACCACATCGCACCCCGCCCTAGACCGGCAACAACGAAAGGAACAACGCAGAAACTCAAGACTGGATGCGGGAACATCTACATCACCATCAACGAAGATGAATTCGGTCCCTGCGAGCTTTTCACGTCAATGGGTAAGTCGGGTGGTTGCGCATCTGCCCAATCTGAGGCAATCAGCCGATTGATTTCCCTCTCGCTGCGTGCAGGGGTCGAGATTAAATCTATAGTCAAGCACCTCCGGGGCATCCGGTGCCATCAACCGATCTGGGAGAATGGTGGGCAGATCCTCTCTTGCCCCGATGCAGTCGCTCTTGCGCTCGAGAGCAAGATAAATGAATTCACCATAGGCAAATCATGGAGAGCAGCAAATCCCTCCAGCTCACAGATGGGAAGCAACAACAATCTGATCGGAGCATGCCCCGATTGCGGTGGAGTCGTCCACCACGAATCAGGATGCGTTAGCTGCCGCTTCTGCGGCTATTCCAAGTGCAATTAGTAAAATCAATCATTTTTTACTTAAAAGCTGTCATAAATTTATTCTTTACTCGGCCAGCCCCTTTAAGTAATTTTAAGTATTAACGAATTTTACCTGAAGTGTGAGAGAGGCACTGGGCATGGGGGGGTTAGAAACTTCTCACACTCCTTATGATGCGCCAATTGGGGGTCTAAGGATCGGAATCAATTGGCGCTTGGGCGGTGGCAGCGCTACCGCCCTTTTCTTTTAATTGATAATATAAAAAAGCAATCATAGCTTCTTCAGGGATCTCATATAAGAGTTGTAGTTTGCCAGAGTTTCAGCGATGGTGTCGCCACCGAACTTTTCTAGGAGCAGACTGGCGAGAACAAAGGCGAGCATACTCTCTCCGATGACGGAGGCTGCAACTATGGGACAGACGTCTGATCTGACGATAGATGCTTTTTCTCTCTTTTTCGTTTTAAGGGAGATAGACTGGAGTGGTTTCCTCAACGTTGGGACCGGTTTAAGAAAAGCCTTTACCCTTATCTCCTCTCCGTTAGTTATTCCTCCTTCGATCCCGCCCGCATTGTTTCCACCTCGGTAGAATTTCCTTCTCCTGCCGTCATAGAATATCTCATCGTGGAAATTTGAGCCGAATGATGATGCTCCTTTAATCCCGTTGCCGATCTCGACCGCTTTCACTCCCGGGATCGACATAAGGGCTTGAGAGATCATGGCATCAGACCTTCTGTCCCACTGGGTGAAGCTGCCCAGTCCCGGTGGAACAGCCGCGGCGACGATCTGAAAGGAACCACCCACGCTGTCCCCTTCCCTGGCGGCTCTATCGATCTCTCTCATCATCTTCTTTTCCAGCACCTTATCGACACATCTAAGAGGGGAGTGATTGGGGATCCTTCTTAGCATCTCGATGGGCAGATCCATCTCTTTGTAAGAAACCTTGCCCACGGAAATTGTGTGGCTGAAGATGGATATCTTAAAGCTTAAAAGGAAGCTCTTGAAGATGGCTCCCGCCGCTACCCTCGCTGCAGTCTCCCGGGCGCTTGCTCTCTCTGAAACGATGAATAGATCGTCAGTTAAGAATTTCATGGCTCCCGCGAGGTCGGCATGTCCTGGTCTGGAGACAGCGACGAAGCCTCTCGCCTTTCTATTTGCTGCTTCCTCTTCGATACAAAGCTTCTCATTCGCAATGAATATGGAAACAGGGCTTCCGGTCGTCCAACCATCCTTTATCCCGGAAAGAAGCTCAAAGTACTCGATCTTTCTCTCCATTCTTGGCCCTCTTCCAAACCCGGATTTTCTCTTCGCAAGCTCCGCCGCGATGAAACTCTCATCCACTCTGATTCCGCGGGGCAGCCCATCAATGATGACAATCAGACCCTTTCCATGTGATTCTCCCGCCGTCATGAATCTCAGCATATTTCCTCTCACAAAGCGCTATTATTCTAACACATGATTCTTGACTGGGAATTCACCGGAATATATGATTTACAAAAGTTGGTGCCCTTTTGTTTCTAAGGGCTTGGAATCTTTTCATTGCAGAAGGGGGACCCCCAGATGAAGATACTAACATCCGAACAGATGAAAAACATCGATAGAAGGACAATTCAGGACTTTGCAATACCTGGCGTCGTTCTGATGGAGAATGCCGGGATCAAGGCTGTTCAGTTCCTCATCGAATCGATAAAAGATATCCATTCCAGGGAGATACTGATCCTTTGCGGTTCCGGAAACAACGGCGGCGATGGCTTCGTCGTGGCAAGACATTTATTCAATCTTGGCCTTCTTCCCCATGTCGTTCTGATCGGGGACTCTAAAAAGATCAAGGGAGATGCTCTGACAAACTTCAGGATTCTAATGAAGATGGGAATAGAGGTTCAGGAGATAAAAACAGAAAAGGCATGGGAAAAATTCAAAGCAGGACTGCCATGTTTCAACCTCATTATCGATGCGCTTCTCGGGACAGGGCTTGAAGGGCCTCCCAGGGGACTTCACAGAAAGGTCATTGCGGACATTAACGGAGCGGAAGCCGACGTTGTCGCTATAGACATCCCGTCGGGGCTTTCCGGAAGCACGTGCAAGGTTGAAGGAGAGGCCGTCAGAGCGGATTGCACCGTGACTTTCTGTTGCCCTAAGATCCCGCACATCTTTCCCCCGGCGGAACATTACGTGGGGCAACTTGAAGTCGCTGACATCAGCATTCCCGAAGAAGCCATAAGGAAAGAGAAAGTCTGGCTGAATCTCATCGAAGAAGACTTCGTTAAAAGCCTCATCCCCACCAGGAAACGGGATTCTCACAAGGGAGATTTCGGCCACATCCTTGCCGTCTGTGGATCGAGAGGCAAGTCTGGCGCGGCTGCTCTCTTAGCTAAATCTGCCCTGAAGACAGGAGCCGGACTCGTCACCATAGCCACTGCTGCCACTGCTCAGAAGATTCTGGCTCCACAGAGCAGCGAGATGATGACAGAACCTCTTCCTGAAACTGAGAGCGGCTCTCTGTCCAAGAAGGCTCTCCAGACCTTGAAGGAACTTTGTAAGGGGAAGGACCTACTAGCCATCGGTCCTGGCCTGACGACCAATCTAGAAACATCTTCCATAGTCAGAACCATTCTGAAGGAGACGAAGACGCCAGCTCTTGTCGATGCCGATGGCATCAACGCATTTGAGGGGTTCTCCAATGATCTCTTCGGCAAGCACAGGGACCTGATCATCACTCCACATCCAGGAGAGATGGGACGCATAATCGGTCAGCCATCAAGATTTGTTCAGGGAAATCGGATTGAGGTATGCAGGAATTTCGCCATCACCCACCACTGCTATGTGGTCCTGAAAGGATATAAGACGCTCATCTCCGATCCCGGAGGGAACATCTTTGTCAATCCGACCGGAAACCCAGGCCTTGGGACGGCAGGCGCCGGAGATGTTCTTACAGGCATGATCGCAGGATTTCTCGTTCAAAGCATCGGCATCCTCAACGCACTGATCCTGGCCGTTTATCTGCACGGGATGGCAGCGGATCTCGCAGCAGCAGATCTCGGAGAGATCCCCCTCATGGCGGGAGACGTCATCGACTACATTCCCGATGCCCTCATGGAACTTTCCCATGAAAAATAATCTGCCATGCACCGTCTTTTCTCTCTCGGCTGAAGAAACTTATCAGATAGGCAAGAGTTTCGGTTCACGGATGAAAGGGGGAGAACTCATCATTCTGACCGGTGAACTTGGTATGGGCAAGACCGTTCTCGCCAAGGGAATCGCCTCCGGAATGGGAATCGATCCCGATGATGTGAATTCCCCTTCATTTCTCATCGTCAACGAACATCGCGGAAGAATCAAACTCTTTCATATCGACCTTTACAGGATAAAGAGTGAAGAGGAGATTGAGGAAATCGGGATAAGAGATATTCTCGAGATCGGTGGCGTAGTCGTCGTGGAATGGGGAGAAAAGCTTCCGTCCTTCTATAGAAAAGGGGCCATTACAATCAGCATCTCGGATATGGGTGAAGACACCCGCAAGATCATCATAAATTGAAATATTGATTGCTGAATTTCTATGCCGCTTGAACGTTGCTAGTTTTAAGCCAGATCCTAGTGGTGGCTACTCCAGACGGTAATTGGGAGCCTCTCTGGTGATGATGACGTCATGAGCGTGGCTTTCCCTCAAACCCGCCGAGCTGATCCTGATAAACCTGGTATCTGCCTTGAGGCTCTTTATATCGGGGCATCCGCAGTAACCCATTCCCGCCTTCAGCCCTCCCACAAGTTGATGGATGAGAGCGGAGAGAGAGCCTTTATACGGGACCCTGCCCTCGATTCCCTCCGGAACAAGTTTCTGTTCGTCGTACTCATCCTGGAAGTATCGATCCTTGCTGCCAGCCTTCATGGCTGAGATGGAACCCATGCCTCGATACTCCTTGAATGTCCTCCCCTGATACAGGACGGTTTCAC from Acidobacteriota bacterium carries:
- a CDS encoding NAD(P)H-hydrate dehydratase, whose product is MKILTSEQMKNIDRRTIQDFAIPGVVLMENAGIKAVQFLIESIKDIHSREILILCGSGNNGGDGFVVARHLFNLGLLPHVVLIGDSKKIKGDALTNFRILMKMGIEVQEIKTEKAWEKFKAGLPCFNLIIDALLGTGLEGPPRGLHRKVIADINGAEADVVAIDIPSGLSGSTCKVEGEAVRADCTVTFCCPKIPHIFPPAEHYVGQLEVADISIPEEAIRKEKVWLNLIEEDFVKSLIPTRKRDSHKGDFGHILAVCGSRGKSGAAALLAKSALKTGAGLVTIATAATAQKILAPQSSEMMTEPLPETESGSLSKKALQTLKELCKGKDLLAIGPGLTTNLETSSIVRTILKETKTPALVDADGINAFEGFSNDLFGKHRDLIITPHPGEMGRIIGQPSRFVQGNRIEVCRNFAITHHCYVVLKGYKTLISDPGGNIFVNPTGNPGLGTAGAGDVLTGMIAGFLVQSIGILNALILAVYLHGMAADLAAADLGEIPLMAGDVIDYIPDALMELSHEK
- the tsaE gene encoding tRNA (adenosine(37)-N6)-threonylcarbamoyltransferase complex ATPase subunit type 1 TsaE: MKNNLPCTVFSLSAEETYQIGKSFGSRMKGGELIILTGELGMGKTVLAKGIASGMGIDPDDVNSPSFLIVNEHRGRIKLFHIDLYRIKSEEEIEEIGIRDILEIGGVVVVEWGEKLPSFYRKGAITISISDMGEDTRKIIIN
- a CDS encoding vitamin B12-dependent ribonucleotide reductase, which codes for MDINENGLRVLEKRYLKKDENGKVIERPEDMFQRIAKNIADIDASLPFEGRRDPLAAEEEFYRAMVSMEFLPNSPTLMNAGRDLQQLSACFVLPVEDSMEGIFDALKYTAVIHKSGGGTGFSFSRLRPKNSIVRSTLGVASGPVSFMKVFNAATEAVKQGGTRRGANMGILRVDHPDILEFITCKQDNRDITNFNISVAVTDKFMDAAIGDRDYELIDPLTGKAVNKLQAKEVFEMILDGAWRNGDPGIIFLDRINASNPTPHIGEIEATNPCGEQPLLPYESCNLGSLNLSKFVTNGKIDFQRLAKGVRTAVHFLDNVIDANRYPLNDIDRMTKGNRKIGLGIMGWSDMLMKLEIPYNSEQAIALAEKVMSFIQTESKKASVELARDRGVFPNFAGSIYDSPGGLKIRNATTTTIAPTGTLSIIAGCSSGIEPLFALSYIRSNILDNDKLVEVNPIFLKVARERGFYGERLMEEIAANGSIQKIDGIPDDVKKVFITSHDISPAWHVRMQAAFQKCTDNAVSKTVNFPNSATKDDIRDVFLMAYRLGCKGLTVYRDRSRDKQVLNIADSVPQSAKDYHHIAPRPRPATTKGTTQKLKTGCGNIYITINEDEFGPCELFTSMGKSGGCASAQSEAISRLISLSLRAGVEIKSIVKHLRGIRCHQPIWENGGQILSCPDAVALALESKINEFTIGKSWRAANPSSSQMGSNNNLIGACPDCGGVVHHESGCVSCRFCGYSKCN
- the aroC gene encoding chorismate synthase — translated: MLRFMTAGESHGKGLIVIIDGLPRGIRVDESFIAAELAKRKSGFGRGPRMERKIEYFELLSGIKDGWTTGSPVSIFIANEKLCIEEEAANRKARGFVAVSRPGHADLAGAMKFLTDDLFIVSERASARETAARVAAGAIFKSFLLSFKISIFSHTISVGKVSYKEMDLPIEMLRRIPNHSPLRCVDKVLEKKMMREIDRAAREGDSVGGSFQIVAAAVPPGLGSFTQWDRRSDAMISQALMSIPGVKAVEIGNGIKGASSFGSNFHDEIFYDGRRRKFYRGGNNAGGIEGGITNGEEIRVKAFLKPVPTLRKPLQSISLKTKKREKASIVRSDVCPIVAASVIGESMLAFVLASLLLEKFGGDTIAETLANYNSYMRSLKKL